The window GGAGTGAGAGATTTGGGGAAAGCGAAGTCGACGTTCCCAGGGAACAATCCTGATCTCCAATTTGTGGGTACTAGGGTTCAATTGGATGATTTGATTGCAATTTCGCTTTACCTTTCTCATCTATTAGAAGTTTTGTTTCTATTGTTGGCTTTGCATTTGAATGGAATGTGTATTGTTTTTTGTGTAAATTGAAAGGCTTTCATTGCTGGAAATGAATTTTGAGATTGAAGGAGAGTGAAACAGTAGGAATAGTTGATTTCTTGTTGCTTAGCTTTGATAGTTAATTGTAGCTTTCTCCTTCAAGCATCCTGTTTTTGTGATATGCAGCCATTTTTAGGATAATGTTGCAGTTTGCTTTGGATAAGTTCTTTGTGTGTGAAGCTAATATGCTGAAAACTTCTTTAATCTAAGAAAGCATTTGCTTAGAACTCAATTAGTTTAGCTTCTATGCTTTGATAGTTAACTCTTTGTCCTTGATCATGTTAAGAACATCTTAAGGtttatattctttattaaCAGATGGTTctgataaaatatcaatagttGATTTCTTGTTGCATAGTGTTGATAGTTAATTGTAGTTTTGGATTCTTGAAATCAGAACCTTGCTAGTTAGTTTGCCCTTTCTCCTTCAAGCATCCTGTTTTTTATGATGTGCAGCCATTTTCAGGAAAAATGGTTCTAAAATCTTCTTTGATCTTAGAACTCAAACTGTTTAGCTTCGATGCTTTGATAAGAACTATCTTAAGGTTTATATTCTTTATCAGGTGAAAGCAGATGTAACAGAGGGTTCAGACAAATTAGCTGAAGCTATAAGTGATGATTCCGATGCAGTGATATGTGCTACTGGTTTTCGACCATCTTGGGATCTCTTCACTCCATGGAAGGTTGATGTtttcaataataatacaaCTCTTTCTTTTCCATTGAATGCCTAACTTCTTTGATCCTACTCAGGTTGATAATTATGGCACTGTGAACCTGGTCGAAGCCTGTCGGAAACAGAATGTCAACAGATTCATACTCATAAGTTCCATCTTAGTCAATGGGGCTGCCATGGGGCAACTGCTCAATCCCGCCTACATTTTCCTCAACGTGTTTGGCCTCACCTTAGTCGCAAAGCTTCAAGCAGAGCAGCACATTCGGAAATCTGGAATCAATTACACGATTGTAAGGCCTGGTGGACTGAAGAACGACCCGCCCACGGGGAACATAGTGATGGAGCCAGAGGTAGTGATAGTCGTCAGACAACAAATTTCCCTTTCAAATACTGTGTGTATGCTCGTTCTTTACCTGTTGTATTGTTGCAGGATACGCTGTATGAAGGGTCGATATCCCGAGATCAGGTTGCAGAAGTTGCAGTGGAGGCTTTGCTGCACCCGGAGGCTTCCTACAAAGTTGTGGAGATTGTTGCAAGAACCGAAGCTCCTAAGCGATCTTTTGAGGATCTGTTTGGTTCTATCAAACAAAAGTAAATCGTTTGTCTGATTTTATTCTAGGTTTTTATCTTGATCTTGgaaattgttttaatattcGAATTCAATATAGATTAAGATTTGATTACTATTTACCAAAAACTAAAACCAACTATCCTGTTACGATTTTTTTGTTCTAATTAAGAACCAAAATAACAAGCCATAATATAATTCcgataaacaaaaattactataGTTGGTGAAATTGAGCAAAAGCTCGAAAACCACAAAAATTGGACTTAGATTGTAGGGCCT is drawn from Salvia hispanica cultivar TCC Black 2014 chromosome 6, UniMelb_Shisp_WGS_1.0, whole genome shotgun sequence and contains these coding sequences:
- the LOC125191918 gene encoding uncharacterized protein At2g34460, chloroplastic: MAMAAATAAASGFFLRTSLSQSSFTTRPHALFVKASSMEGSEIKEEANQRVSERKKIFVAGATGSTGKRIVEQLLAKGFAVKAGVRDLGKAKSTFPGNNPDLQFVKADVTEGSDKLAEAISDDSDAVICATGFRPSWDLFTPWKVDNYGTVNLVEACRKQNVNRFILISSILVNGAAMGQLLNPAYIFLNVFGLTLVAKLQAEQHIRKSGINYTIVRPGGLKNDPPTGNIVMEPEDTLYEGSISRDQVAEVAVEALLHPEASYKVVEIVARTEAPKRSFEDLFGSIKQK